In Castanea sativa cultivar Marrone di Chiusa Pesio chromosome 6, ASM4071231v1, a single window of DNA contains:
- the LOC142641529 gene encoding putative recombination initiation defects 3 isoform X2, producing MKLKINKACDISSISVFPPHARRSSAVPTGPNAQASQLQSQQSQQSFSQGLSSQHGMFSQLSQNSLNEALTNDQRFGSQERENSVKKISCLPPPSCSREESQMQISRSSANLMRKWNSASVTDHRCQISEELEHRIGLMETSLSRFGMILDSVQSDVMQVNKGTKEVSLEMDSIRQKLIVQDNFLQSMNKGQEDLKASVAGGFKLTSDRLSKDIYQDKLQEIFKVVSALPQQVEASILRLQDKIGNTLSKEVQAMACSLKTSNQKYIAPSILLPEGTDQRATSQRYAKPPRDLAVSPKVYKKATIVPKVETGGWKSVKVDKAISTNRASNKVQKQNRVSPLEQEKICRVIIESDEEIDRDFSCLLEEETGMGKFFTKEVKEETDRILRKARRRKRKCCNPIIIN from the exons ATGAAGTTAAAGATCAACAAAGCTTGCGATATCAGCTCCATCTCCGTCTTTCCTCCTCACGCCAG GAGATCAAGTGCGGTACCAACTGGACCTAATGCTCAAGCATCACAACTCCAATCGCAACAGTCGCAGCAATCATTTTCGCAGGGACTTTCATCTCAGCATGGCATGTTTTCTCAGCTCTCTCAGAACTCTCTCAATGAGGCTCTGACTAATGATCAG AGATTTGGTTCTCAAGAACGAGAAAACTCTGTAAAGAAGATTTCTTGCTTGCCTCCTCCTAGTTGTTCACGAGAAGAGAGTCAAATGCAAATCTCAAGATCTTCAGCCAATCTAATGCGGAAATGGAATTCTGCTTCTGTTACAGATCATAGAT GTCAGATTAGTGAAGAACTTGAACATCGAATTGGATTGATGGAAACTTCATTAAGCAGGTTTGGAATGATCCTGGATTCTGTTCAGAGTGACGTCATGCAAGTAAACAAAGGAACAAAAGAAGTTTCACTGGAGA TGGACAGCATACGGCAGAAACTGATTGTTCAAGATAACTTTCTGCAGTCAATG AACAAGGGACAAGAAGATTTGAAAGCTAGCGTTGCTGGGGGATTCAAGTTGACATCTGATCGGCTTAGCAAAGATATATATCAAGACAAGTTACAGGAGATTTTCAAGGTGGTCTCAGCCTTACCGCAGCAGGTGGAAGCATCTATATTGAGATTACAAGATAAGATCGGCAACACCCTCTCCAAAGAAGTGCAA GCAATGGCTTGCAGCCTGAAGACTTCTAACCAGAAATATATAGCACCCTCTATCCTCCTCCCAGAG GGTACTGACCAACGTGCTACTTCACAGAGATATGCAAAGCCTCCTAGGGA TTTGGCAGTGTCTCCAAAGGTCTATAAGAAAGCAACTATCGTTCCGAAGGTAGAAACAGGAGGCTGGAAATCAGTAAAAGTGGATAAGGCAATTTCCACTAATAGGGCATCCAACAAGGTGCAGAAACAAAACAGAGTTTCCCCCCTAGAACAG GAAAAGATTTGTAGAGTTATCATTGAATCAGATGAGGAGATTGATAGAGATTTTTCCTGCTTGCTTGAAGAGGAAACAG GCATGGGAAAGTTTTTTACTAAGGAGGTAAAAGAAGAGACTGATCGGATTCTGAGGAAAGCAAGGAGGCGAAAGAGAAAATGCTGTAATCcaataattattaattga
- the LOC142641529 gene encoding putative recombination initiation defects 3 isoform X1 → MKLKINKACDISSISVFPPHARRSSAVPTGPNAQASQLQSQQSQQSFSQGLSSQHGMFSQLSQNSLNEALTNDQSLQRFGSQERENSVKKISCLPPPSCSREESQMQISRSSANLMRKWNSASVTDHRCQISEELEHRIGLMETSLSRFGMILDSVQSDVMQVNKGTKEVSLEMDSIRQKLIVQDNFLQSMNKGQEDLKASVAGGFKLTSDRLSKDIYQDKLQEIFKVVSALPQQVEASILRLQDKIGNTLSKEVQAMACSLKTSNQKYIAPSILLPEGTDQRATSQRYAKPPRDLAVSPKVYKKATIVPKVETGGWKSVKVDKAISTNRASNKVQKQNRVSPLEQEKICRVIIESDEEIDRDFSCLLEEETGMGKFFTKEVKEETDRILRKARRRKRKCCNPIIIN, encoded by the exons ATGAAGTTAAAGATCAACAAAGCTTGCGATATCAGCTCCATCTCCGTCTTTCCTCCTCACGCCAG GAGATCAAGTGCGGTACCAACTGGACCTAATGCTCAAGCATCACAACTCCAATCGCAACAGTCGCAGCAATCATTTTCGCAGGGACTTTCATCTCAGCATGGCATGTTTTCTCAGCTCTCTCAGAACTCTCTCAATGAGGCTCTGACTAATGATCAG TCCTTGCAGAGATTTGGTTCTCAAGAACGAGAAAACTCTGTAAAGAAGATTTCTTGCTTGCCTCCTCCTAGTTGTTCACGAGAAGAGAGTCAAATGCAAATCTCAAGATCTTCAGCCAATCTAATGCGGAAATGGAATTCTGCTTCTGTTACAGATCATAGAT GTCAGATTAGTGAAGAACTTGAACATCGAATTGGATTGATGGAAACTTCATTAAGCAGGTTTGGAATGATCCTGGATTCTGTTCAGAGTGACGTCATGCAAGTAAACAAAGGAACAAAAGAAGTTTCACTGGAGA TGGACAGCATACGGCAGAAACTGATTGTTCAAGATAACTTTCTGCAGTCAATG AACAAGGGACAAGAAGATTTGAAAGCTAGCGTTGCTGGGGGATTCAAGTTGACATCTGATCGGCTTAGCAAAGATATATATCAAGACAAGTTACAGGAGATTTTCAAGGTGGTCTCAGCCTTACCGCAGCAGGTGGAAGCATCTATATTGAGATTACAAGATAAGATCGGCAACACCCTCTCCAAAGAAGTGCAA GCAATGGCTTGCAGCCTGAAGACTTCTAACCAGAAATATATAGCACCCTCTATCCTCCTCCCAGAG GGTACTGACCAACGTGCTACTTCACAGAGATATGCAAAGCCTCCTAGGGA TTTGGCAGTGTCTCCAAAGGTCTATAAGAAAGCAACTATCGTTCCGAAGGTAGAAACAGGAGGCTGGAAATCAGTAAAAGTGGATAAGGCAATTTCCACTAATAGGGCATCCAACAAGGTGCAGAAACAAAACAGAGTTTCCCCCCTAGAACAG GAAAAGATTTGTAGAGTTATCATTGAATCAGATGAGGAGATTGATAGAGATTTTTCCTGCTTGCTTGAAGAGGAAACAG GCATGGGAAAGTTTTTTACTAAGGAGGTAAAAGAAGAGACTGATCGGATTCTGAGGAAAGCAAGGAGGCGAAAGAGAAAATGCTGTAATCcaataattattaattga